The proteins below come from a single Triticum aestivum cultivar Chinese Spring chromosome 5D, IWGSC CS RefSeq v2.1, whole genome shotgun sequence genomic window:
- the LOC123119554 gene encoding 54S ribosomal protein L37, mitochondrial — protein sequence MAVSWTRVLKRGVIPRDAAQLVGTRGFAVAAKGKKGGKGGAADAKPVLSKEMKSTSVFGADILKEGSDPKIQPDSEYPGWLWHMIDKRPVLSELRRKDAKALPYEDQKRFVKLDNRTRIKENNALTAKN from the coding sequence ATGGCAGTGTCTTGGACACGAGTATTGAAGCGTGGAGTTATTCCAAGAGACGCAGCTCAATTGGTTGGGACAAGAGGCTTTGCCGTTGCGGCCAAGGGCAAGAAAGGCGGAAAAGGTGGCGCGGCTGATGCTAAACCTGTGCTCAGCAAAGAAATGAAGAGCACAAGTGTGTTTGGGGCGGATATCCTGAAGGAGGGTTCTGACCCGAAGATCCAACCAGACTCTGAGTACCCTGGCTGGCTGTGGCACATGATCGACAAGCGTCCAGTGCTGAGCGAGCTACGGAGGAAAGATGCCAAGGCGCTGCCCTATGAAGACCAGAAGCGTTTCGTCAAGCTGGACAACCGGACTCGGATCAAGGAGAACAATGCTCTCACAGCTAAGAACTGA